Proteins encoded in a region of the Schaalia hyovaginalis genome:
- a CDS encoding VIT1/CCC1 transporter family protein, translating to MAPAPALGPEAVGGAQAPTKAQIRRWRRHLAEERMEARTYRSLAERRTGWEREVLLQLAEAERRHEEYWLALLGERALPAPKPRLRVRISAWLAQMFGTIFILAMAQRAEQRTTYDIDEDAPAQMAADEHIHGEVIRGLTARSREALAGTFRAAVFGANDGLVSNLALVLGVAATGMAPGLVLATGVAGLLAGALSMAAGEWVSVRSQRELLDASIPDPDAHQAVPALDVNANELALVFRARGESPEDADAHAATIFAQLARPAITESGAIAVHAALGGGDAANGATEQVGTPWRAASSSFCFFAIGAFFPLVPYIFGMSGLGAIALAALIVGLALLGTGGVVGILSGQSPAPRALRQLLIGYGAAGVTYVLGLLFGTTAA from the coding sequence ATGGCACCCGCTCCCGCCCTCGGCCCCGAAGCCGTCGGCGGCGCCCAGGCGCCGACGAAGGCCCAGATCCGTCGCTGGCGCCGCCACCTCGCCGAGGAGCGGATGGAGGCGCGCACCTACCGCTCCCTCGCGGAGCGCCGCACCGGCTGGGAGAGGGAGGTCCTCCTCCAGCTCGCCGAGGCCGAGCGCCGCCACGAGGAGTACTGGCTCGCCCTGCTCGGCGAGCGCGCCCTGCCCGCTCCGAAGCCGCGCCTGCGCGTGCGGATCTCCGCCTGGCTCGCCCAGATGTTCGGGACGATCTTCATCCTCGCGATGGCCCAGCGGGCCGAGCAGCGCACGACCTACGACATCGACGAGGACGCCCCCGCTCAGATGGCGGCCGACGAGCACATTCACGGGGAGGTCATACGCGGCCTCACCGCGCGCTCCCGCGAGGCCCTCGCGGGCACCTTCCGCGCCGCCGTCTTCGGGGCGAACGACGGCCTCGTCTCCAACCTCGCCCTGGTCCTGGGCGTCGCGGCGACCGGGATGGCCCCCGGCCTCGTCCTCGCGACCGGCGTCGCCGGCCTCCTCGCGGGCGCCCTGTCCATGGCGGCGGGTGAATGGGTGAGCGTGCGCAGTCAGCGCGAGCTCCTCGACGCGTCGATCCCGGATCCGGACGCCCATCAGGCGGTGCCCGCCCTGGACGTCAACGCCAACGAGCTCGCCCTCGTCTTCAGGGCTCGCGGCGAGAGCCCCGAAGACGCGGACGCGCACGCCGCGACGATCTTCGCCCAGCTCGCCCGTCCCGCCATCACCGAATCCGGGGCGATCGCCGTGCACGCGGCCCTCGGCGGAGGCGACGCGGCCAACGGCGCCACCGAACAGGTGGGCACGCCCTGGAGGGCGGCCTCCTCCTCCTTCTGCTTCTTCGCGATCGGCGCCTTCTTCCCGCTCGTCCCCTACATCTTCGGCATGTCGGGTCTGGGGGCGATCGCGCTCGCGGCCCTCATCGTCGGGCTCGCGCTGCTGGGGACGGGCGGAGTCGTCGGCATCCTCTCCGGCCAGTCCCCTGCCCCGCGCGCCCTGCGCCAGCTCCTCATCGGCTACGGCGCCGCCGGCGTCACCTACGTCCTCGGTCTCCTCTTCGGGACGACGGCCGCCTGA
- a CDS encoding alpha/beta hydrolase family protein, whose amino-acid sequence MVETKIPTPRGVELAGTFVNPVDSGDAAVLFSHSFLADRHSAEHFDRLARRYRAAGYATLEFDYSGHGESGDDIITLDAEVEDLRAASGWLADQGFARQLVHGHSFGATVALAARPTAVLAYVLSSPSIAPMSIDWTQIFSDEQLGDLEEIGATSIPDDSPSRRRSFTISKQTLADLSLCDPVALLDGLDQPTLVIHDSTDADLGLLGATQEVFHLLPDGSRVEVADARFGLGENVEALDAPSVEWAKRWVPVVRSR is encoded by the coding sequence GTGGTCGAGACGAAGATTCCCACACCCCGCGGCGTTGAGCTGGCGGGGACGTTCGTCAACCCCGTCGATTCCGGGGACGCGGCGGTGCTCTTCTCGCACTCCTTCCTCGCCGACCGGCATTCGGCGGAGCACTTCGACCGTCTCGCGCGCCGCTACCGCGCGGCGGGCTACGCGACCCTCGAGTTCGACTACTCGGGCCACGGCGAATCGGGGGACGACATCATCACCTTGGACGCCGAAGTCGAAGACCTCCGGGCCGCTTCGGGGTGGCTCGCCGATCAGGGCTTCGCGCGCCAGCTGGTGCACGGCCACTCCTTCGGGGCGACGGTCGCCCTCGCCGCGCGTCCGACGGCCGTACTGGCCTACGTGCTGTCCTCGCCCTCGATCGCCCCGATGTCGATCGATTGGACGCAGATCTTCTCCGATGAGCAGCTCGGGGACCTCGAGGAGATCGGAGCGACCTCGATCCCCGATGACTCCCCGTCGAGGCGCCGCAGTTTCACGATCTCCAAGCAGACCCTGGCCGACCTGTCCTTGTGCGACCCGGTCGCCCTGCTGGACGGATTGGATCAGCCGACGCTCGTCATTCACGACTCCACCGACGCCGATCTCGGCCTTCTCGGAGCGACGCAGGAGGTCTTCCACTTGCTCCCGGACGGATCACGGGTCGAGGTCGCCGACGCCCGCTTCGGTCTCGGGGAGAACGTCGAGGCACTCGACGCCCCCTCCGTCGAGTGGGCGAAGCGCTGGGTGCCGGTCGTGCGTTCGCGGTGA
- a CDS encoding HNH endonuclease has product MGWRYLSAKEDPSLGEECELLDYGWWPGEGPRPKKATISSKLRRQVFERDGGRCVICGLAAGEKYEDGSVVVLTAGHVIANSHGGSASLDNLQTECRRCNESARADTGSALDPQAVLESVKSLRFPERMELLEWLRRGSRTRTQLDRVYDTVRLGGPAVREAVLSYLTDASERHHHRSRPGKP; this is encoded by the coding sequence ATGGGATGGAGATATCTGTCTGCAAAGGAAGACCCGAGCCTAGGGGAGGAGTGTGAGCTTCTTGATTACGGCTGGTGGCCCGGTGAAGGGCCTCGGCCAAAGAAGGCGACAATTTCGTCTAAATTGAGGCGTCAAGTTTTCGAGCGAGATGGTGGGCGCTGCGTAATTTGCGGGCTTGCGGCCGGTGAGAAGTATGAAGATGGGAGTGTCGTAGTACTTACTGCAGGGCACGTCATTGCCAACTCTCATGGTGGAAGTGCCAGTCTCGATAATTTGCAGACGGAATGTCGTCGATGCAATGAGTCTGCTCGTGCCGATACGGGGAGTGCGCTCGATCCTCAGGCGGTTCTTGAGTCTGTCAAGTCGCTCAGATTCCCTGAACGCATGGAACTTCTTGAATGGCTCCGGCGAGGATCTCGGACTCGAACGCAACTTGATCGGGTGTATGACACTGTTCGTCTCGGTGGTCCTGCTGTTCGAGAAGCAGTCCTTAGCTACCTAACCGATGCCTCTGAAAGGCATCATCATCGATCGCGTCCTGGGAAGCCTTGA
- a CDS encoding YtxH domain-containing protein, translating to MGTKFGLILGLGAGYVLGTRAGREQYEKIRRAAARARRFPPVAKPLDRAGEKVSDIVRAQGERVTDKVADAVKERLFGAPPSTPPSRVVDVDAEGGQAPAPSTRAR from the coding sequence ATGGGGACGAAGTTCGGACTGATCCTCGGCCTCGGAGCCGGCTACGTGCTCGGCACGCGTGCCGGGCGCGAACAGTACGAGAAGATCCGTCGGGCCGCGGCCAGGGCCCGTCGCTTCCCCCCGGTGGCCAAGCCCCTCGATCGCGCCGGTGAGAAGGTCTCCGACATCGTGCGCGCGCAGGGCGAACGCGTCACCGACAAGGTCGCCGACGCCGTGAAGGAGCGCCTCTTCGGAGCCCCGCCCTCGACCCCGCCCTCCCGAGTCGTTGACGTCGACGCCGAGGGGGGCCAGGCCCCCGCCCCTTCGACTCGCGCTCGATGA